A genomic stretch from Streptomyces venezuelae ATCC 10712 includes:
- a CDS encoding serine/threonine-protein kinase: MGVSGVPGSAHIGPFRVVAELGQGGMGRVLLGVAPDGRLVAVKQVHAELAGDDGFRARFRREVTASRQVSGAYTAPVVDADPDAETPWFAAQFVPGPSLSQALDAVGALPLESSRLLAAGLAQALADVHRAGLVHRDLKPSNVLLAEDGVRVIDFGIARAAEGQTKLTHTGAMVGSPPFMAPEQVDGRQLTAAADVFSLGSTLVMACTGRPPFTGTSVPGILYNVAHSEPDLSAVPPALLPLIEACLAKDPAQRPSPQALLSMIGPVRPSARPWPEAVHRLALAQRAEIDRYVAGAGGSATRTDAAPPPADAAPFAPASLHHAPTMTAAAQAPHLPAAPPHPAYQGYDGNQGQQGYPSPPASPPTPGLRRKRRAWIAGGSVAALATAIALLATFLPPEMNPFHTEAVPTPGNTPLAQVADKYTGTPPSCKEISGEVKVPAEFALQPMPYGSEISDHEDFDDKALYQQGRCIWQSRSGDKIDLTWDQYRTAKDKTGAERAKKHYESLYIAGTTHREDIGTGEEAFWHGEPDRGCVLYARDVNFYVFVAVEGTAYPTGDKCEALAVSVAKGTYEAGSA; this comes from the coding sequence ATGGGGGTTTCCGGAGTGCCGGGGTCGGCGCACATAGGGCCGTTCCGGGTGGTGGCCGAGCTCGGACAGGGCGGCATGGGCCGGGTTCTCCTGGGCGTCGCCCCCGACGGACGGCTCGTCGCGGTCAAGCAGGTGCATGCCGAACTGGCCGGGGACGACGGCTTCCGGGCCCGGTTCCGGCGCGAGGTGACGGCCTCCCGGCAGGTGTCCGGCGCCTACACCGCGCCCGTGGTCGACGCCGATCCGGACGCGGAAACCCCGTGGTTCGCCGCCCAGTTCGTACCCGGGCCCTCGCTCAGCCAGGCCCTGGACGCCGTGGGTGCGCTGCCGCTGGAGTCGAGCCGACTGCTCGCGGCCGGTCTCGCGCAGGCGCTGGCCGACGTGCACCGGGCCGGTCTCGTCCACCGGGACCTCAAGCCGTCCAATGTGCTGCTCGCCGAGGACGGCGTCCGCGTCATCGACTTCGGCATCGCCCGGGCGGCGGAGGGGCAGACGAAGCTCACGCACACCGGGGCCATGGTGGGGTCGCCCCCGTTCATGGCGCCGGAACAGGTGGACGGGCGCCAACTGACCGCGGCCGCCGACGTGTTCTCGCTGGGCTCGACCCTGGTCATGGCCTGTACCGGTAGGCCGCCGTTCACGGGCACCTCGGTGCCGGGCATCCTCTACAACGTCGCGCACTCCGAGCCCGACCTGAGCGCTGTGCCGCCCGCCCTGCTGCCCCTGATCGAGGCGTGCCTGGCCAAGGATCCGGCCCAGCGTCCGTCGCCGCAGGCCCTGCTCTCCATGATCGGGCCGGTACGGCCCTCGGCGCGGCCGTGGCCGGAGGCGGTGCACCGACTCGCGCTCGCTCAGCGGGCCGAGATCGACCGGTACGTCGCCGGGGCCGGCGGAAGCGCGACGCGCACCGATGCCGCGCCTCCGCCCGCCGATGCGGCCCCCTTCGCCCCCGCTTCCCTCCACCACGCCCCCACCATGACGGCGGCCGCCCAGGCCCCGCACCTGCCCGCCGCTCCGCCACATCCGGCGTATCAGGGGTACGACGGGAATCAGGGGCAACAGGGGTATCCGTCGCCCCCCGCATCCCCTCCCACCCCCGGCTTACGGCGCAAGCGCCGCGCCTGGATCGCCGGCGGTTCCGTCGCCGCGCTGGCCACCGCCATCGCGCTGCTCGCCACGTTCCTGCCGCCGGAGATGAACCCGTTCCACACGGAGGCCGTCCCGACGCCGGGCAACACGCCCCTCGCCCAAGTCGCCGACAAGTACACCGGCACTCCCCCGTCCTGCAAGGAGATCTCGGGCGAGGTGAAGGTGCCGGCCGAGTTCGCGCTCCAGCCGATGCCGTACGGCTCCGAGATCTCGGACCACGAGGACTTCGACGACAAGGCCCTTTACCAGCAGGGCCGTTGCATCTGGCAGAGCCGCTCCGGCGACAAGATCGACCTCACGTGGGACCAGTACCGGACAGCGAAGGACAAGACCGGCGCGGAACGGGCGAAGAAACACTACGAGTCCCTCTACATCGCCGGCACCACCCACCGCGAAGACATCGGGACCGGCGAGGAGGCGTTCTGGCACGGCGA
- a CDS encoding endonuclease/exonuclease/phosphatase family protein, which produces MRASFRTLLAALFSIGLLLGAGPAQADVVTPQDAKPLRFISYNVCGASCPLPAETDAARAAWVSGLVAEIDAWDSDLIMLQELCYGQWTLIRDRLAQRTGEDSYDSVWGAALPSAAKCGQWNANDRRFGLAIFSKGKASFVDGTRSVTFLPEDPLNPTEDRILLCAQTALRGVAVRACNTHVDFNDTTTALQVPKVAELVDAARQGGEPAILAGDFNQVPEHADMNALYNHGGGSAGRFQEVDENDKEQFKGDGCPQTADRCRSGEPTASPTCSDHTKETSKIDYVFLSYEWFKTVQGDALPCPPGMSDHHLLRGAAAWER; this is translated from the coding sequence ATGCGCGCGTCGTTCAGAACGCTGCTCGCGGCGCTCTTCTCGATAGGCCTGCTCCTCGGCGCCGGTCCCGCTCAGGCTGACGTGGTCACCCCGCAGGACGCGAAGCCGCTGCGGTTCATCTCGTACAACGTGTGCGGTGCGTCGTGTCCCCTCCCGGCGGAGACGGACGCGGCCAGGGCCGCGTGGGTGTCCGGTCTGGTGGCGGAGATCGACGCCTGGGACTCGGACCTGATCATGCTTCAGGAGCTCTGCTACGGGCAGTGGACGCTGATCCGCGACCGGCTGGCCCAGCGGACCGGGGAGGACAGCTACGACTCGGTGTGGGGGGCGGCGCTGCCCTCCGCCGCCAAGTGCGGCCAGTGGAACGCGAACGACCGTCGGTTCGGCCTGGCGATCTTCTCGAAGGGCAAGGCTTCGTTCGTCGACGGCACGAGGTCCGTCACGTTCCTCCCCGAGGACCCGCTGAACCCGACGGAGGACCGCATCCTGCTGTGCGCGCAGACCGCGCTGCGGGGGGTCGCGGTCAGGGCGTGCAACACCCATGTCGACTTCAACGACACGACCACGGCGCTCCAGGTCCCGAAGGTGGCGGAGCTCGTCGATGCCGCCAGGCAGGGCGGCGAGCCGGCGATCCTCGCGGGGGACTTCAACCAGGTTCCGGAGCACGCGGACATGAACGCCCTCTACAACCACGGCGGGGGTTCGGCCGGGCGGTTCCAGGAGGTCGACGAGAACGACAAGGAGCAGTTCAAGGGCGACGGCTGTCCGCAGACGGCGGACCGCTGCCGCAGCGGTGAGCCGACCGCCAGCCCGACCTGCTCGGATCACACGAAGGAGACCAGCAAGATCGACTACGTCTTCCTGAGCTACGAGTGGTTCAAGACCGTGCAGGGAGACGCCCTGCCCTGCCCGCCGGGGATGTCCGACCACCACCTCCTGCGCGGCGCCGCCGCCTGGGAGCGGTAG
- a CDS encoding MFS transporter → MPQTDSPRTTPAPSSLRTPRAWAVVLTACAGQFLVVLDVSVVNVALPSMRTDLGLSALGLQWVLNAYAIAFAGFMLLGGRASDLYGRKAMFLLGLGLFTAASVAGGLAQEGWQLVAARAVQGLGAAVLSPATLTLVTAAVPAGAARTGAIGTWTAVGAAGGAAGGFVGGVLVDLLSWRWVLLINVPVGVLVLAGGLLWLRESRTGAGRRLDLPGAVLVTAGLATLAYGIVQTEEAGWTAPATLLTLLGGLLLLGVFVAVEARTAGPLMPLKIFRTRAVSAANVAILLCGSSSFAMWFFMTNYAQSVLAYTPLQAGLALVPSSLSVVLGSKLAPHLMPAVGARNLAVIGALVAAVGFGWQSTLTADGTFLGTILGPGILMMAGIGLATTPLATLATSSASPSDAGLVSGLVNTSRTMGGALGLAVMSTIAAAATPAHATPDPSSLVPGYAMAFRTSTAVLVGAAALMYLWLPKPSRAGAVQG, encoded by the coding sequence ATGCCGCAGACCGACTCCCCACGGACGACCCCCGCCCCCTCCTCCCTCCGCACGCCCCGCGCCTGGGCGGTCGTCCTGACCGCCTGCGCGGGCCAGTTCCTCGTCGTCCTCGACGTCTCCGTCGTGAACGTGGCGCTGCCGTCGATGCGGACCGACCTCGGGCTCTCGGCGCTCGGTCTGCAGTGGGTGCTCAACGCGTACGCGATCGCCTTCGCCGGCTTCATGCTGCTGGGCGGCCGGGCCTCCGACCTCTATGGGCGGAAGGCGATGTTCCTGCTGGGGCTCGGTCTCTTCACCGCCGCCTCGGTCGCCGGCGGCCTCGCCCAGGAAGGCTGGCAGCTCGTCGCCGCCCGGGCCGTGCAGGGCCTCGGCGCCGCCGTCCTCTCGCCCGCCACGCTGACCCTGGTCACCGCCGCGGTCCCGGCCGGCGCCGCCCGCACCGGGGCCATCGGCACCTGGACGGCGGTCGGCGCGGCCGGCGGCGCGGCGGGCGGCTTCGTCGGCGGCGTCCTCGTCGACCTGCTGTCCTGGCGCTGGGTCCTCCTCATCAACGTCCCGGTCGGCGTCCTCGTCCTGGCCGGCGGGCTGCTCTGGCTCCGCGAGTCCCGCACCGGCGCGGGCCGCCGGCTCGACCTGCCGGGCGCGGTCCTCGTCACCGCCGGGCTCGCCACCCTCGCGTACGGCATCGTGCAGACCGAGGAGGCGGGCTGGACGGCCCCGGCGACCCTGCTCACGCTCCTCGGCGGCCTGCTGCTCCTCGGCGTCTTCGTGGCGGTCGAGGCCCGCACGGCCGGCCCGCTGATGCCGCTGAAGATCTTCCGTACGCGTGCGGTGTCGGCGGCCAACGTGGCGATCCTGCTGTGTGGTTCGAGCTCCTTCGCCATGTGGTTCTTCATGACCAACTACGCGCAGAGCGTCCTCGCGTACACCCCGCTCCAGGCGGGTCTCGCGCTGGTCCCCAGCTCCCTCAGCGTCGTTCTGGGCTCCAAGCTCGCCCCGCACCTGATGCCGGCGGTCGGCGCCCGGAACCTGGCCGTCATCGGCGCCCTCGTCGCCGCCGTGGGCTTCGGCTGGCAGTCGACGCTCACGGCCGACGGCACGTTCCTCGGCACGATCCTGGGCCCCGGCATCCTGATGATGGCCGGCATCGGCCTCGCGACGACCCCGCTCGCCACCCTCGCCACCTCCAGCGCCTCACCGTCGGACGCGGGCCTGGTCTCAGGCCTGGTCAACACCTCCCGCACGATGGGCGGCGCCCTGGGCCTCGCGGTGATGTCCACGATCGCCGCGGCGGCCACCCCCGCGCACGCGACCCCGGACCCGTCGTCCCTGGTCCCCGGCTACGCGATGGCCTTCCGCACGTCGACGGCCGTCCTGGTCGGCGCGGCGGCCCTGATGTACCTGTGGCTGCCGAAGCCGTCCAGGGCGGGCGCCGTCCAGGGGTGA
- a CDS encoding lipid-transfer protein, which yields MTRETTGKAYVVGVGMTKFEKPETRDWQYWDMAEEAGTAALADAGVPYTRVEQAVVGYCFQASTAGQRAVYALGLSGIPVYNLNNNCATGSTALMTARQFVEGGVADCVLALGFEKMSRGSLGGGAAAGDFSTSPVARHYGIMAARHGFEASPPTAQIFGNAAREHMERYGTTEVQLAAVGAKNHQHSANNPHAQFQDVYTVDEILAAKTVHRPLTKLQCSPTSDGAAAVLVVSERFADEHGLRDRAVEIAGQAMTTDTEESFASGSCIDAVGRPMSRAAARQVYERSGLGIEDVDVIELHDCFSINELLTYEALGMCEEGASGKLVESGATTYGGRWVVNPSGGLISKGHPLGATGLAQTAELVWQLRGQAGARQVAGARVGLAHNIGLGGAAVVTLLRKA from the coding sequence ATGACCAGGGAAACGACCGGCAAGGCGTATGTCGTCGGGGTCGGGATGACCAAGTTCGAGAAGCCGGAGACCCGGGACTGGCAGTACTGGGACATGGCCGAGGAGGCCGGAACCGCCGCGCTCGCCGACGCCGGCGTCCCCTACACGCGCGTGGAGCAGGCCGTCGTCGGCTACTGCTTCCAGGCCTCCACCGCCGGACAGCGCGCCGTGTACGCACTGGGGCTCTCCGGCATCCCCGTCTACAACCTCAACAACAACTGCGCGACCGGCTCCACCGCCCTCATGACCGCCCGCCAGTTCGTCGAGGGCGGCGTCGCCGACTGCGTCCTCGCCCTCGGCTTCGAGAAGATGAGCCGGGGCTCGCTCGGCGGCGGAGCGGCGGCCGGCGACTTCTCCACCTCGCCCGTCGCCCGGCACTACGGCATCATGGCCGCCCGCCACGGCTTCGAGGCGAGCCCGCCCACCGCGCAGATCTTCGGCAACGCCGCCCGCGAGCACATGGAGCGGTACGGGACGACCGAGGTGCAGCTCGCGGCCGTCGGCGCCAAGAACCACCAGCACTCGGCGAACAACCCCCACGCCCAGTTCCAGGACGTGTACACGGTCGACGAGATCCTCGCGGCGAAGACCGTCCACCGGCCGCTCACCAAGCTCCAGTGCTCGCCCACCTCGGACGGCGCGGCGGCGGTCCTCGTCGTCTCCGAGCGCTTCGCCGACGAACACGGGCTGCGGGACCGGGCGGTGGAGATCGCCGGACAGGCGATGACGACGGACACCGAGGAGTCCTTCGCCTCCGGCTCCTGCATCGACGCCGTCGGCCGCCCGATGTCCCGGGCCGCCGCCCGGCAGGTGTACGAGCGCTCCGGGCTCGGCATCGAGGACGTCGACGTGATCGAGCTCCACGACTGCTTCTCGATCAACGAACTCCTCACCTACGAGGCGCTCGGCATGTGCGAGGAGGGCGCCTCCGGCAAGCTCGTCGAGTCCGGCGCCACGACGTACGGCGGCCGCTGGGTGGTGAACCCCTCCGGCGGCCTCATCTCCAAGGGCCACCCGCTGGGCGCCACGGGCCTTGCGCAGACCGCCGAACTGGTCTGGCAGCTACGGGGCCAGGCCGGCGCCCGGCAGGTGGCGGGCGCGCGGGTCGGGCTCGCGCACAACATCGGGCTCGGCGGTGCGGCGGTGGTGACGCTGCTGCGGAAGGCGTAG
- a CDS encoding acyl-CoA dehydrogenase, which translates to MGIAITHEQRELARSVRGWLSRAVPPEEVRKHLDVPDTATGRPGYWDAAAEQGLLGLHLPEEYGGGGGDLLDLAVVVEEAARALLPGPYLPSVLAAELLHRSGHGALATALAHGERIGAVAFSGGTDAGAGGGAGNSAGAGARTGSGARAGSRTPAAPPAPLVAVHAVGGWRLDGVAPPVLGGAQADLVLLRAATADGSVWLAVDVDGLAVRPHESADPTRPTAEITARGLHVPAARELALDTALVHDLAAVLLAADACGTAARAVETAAEHARTREQFGRPIGQFQGVKHLCADMLVRLEQARALTWDAARARDDEARSLTAALAAATALDTAYTCAKDCIQILGGTGFTWEHHAHLLLRRAVVARQLLGSGDRHRLAALRHAADGVRRGLRLDLPPEADAYRREAREAVAPAAGLDPAAARRVLAPTGYAAPHLPEPYGLGAGPLQQLAVQRELDEAGIGVSGLGIATWVVPSLLAHGTAAQQDEHLGPTLRGERLWCQLFSEPGAGSDLASLRTRAERTEDGRWRINGQKVWTSAAQWAHYGILLARTDPAAPKHKGLTYFLVDMRNTPGIDIRPLKEITGESLFNEVWFDDAILPADAVVGEVDDGWRVARNTLGNERVHMADQVAFDTGLEALIERAGQQDASVRVRIGGLLAEAHALACIGLRTTLLQVSGLEPGAGASVRKLVQTLHQQKLAELTLELLGPEGAVREGPGERAVHGLLMSRCLTIAGGTTQVQLNVVAERLLGLPRD; encoded by the coding sequence ATGGGCATCGCCATCACGCACGAACAGCGGGAGCTCGCCCGATCCGTCCGGGGCTGGCTCAGTCGCGCCGTACCTCCCGAGGAGGTCCGCAAGCACCTGGACGTCCCCGACACCGCCACCGGCCGACCCGGGTACTGGGACGCCGCCGCCGAGCAGGGGCTCCTCGGGCTCCATCTCCCCGAGGAGTACGGGGGAGGCGGCGGCGACCTCCTCGACCTCGCCGTGGTCGTGGAGGAGGCCGCCCGGGCGCTGCTGCCCGGGCCCTACCTGCCCTCCGTGCTCGCCGCCGAGCTCCTCCACCGGTCCGGCCACGGCGCACTCGCCACCGCCCTCGCCCACGGCGAGCGGATCGGGGCGGTCGCCTTCAGCGGCGGGACAGACGCCGGGGCCGGCGGCGGGGCGGGCAACAGCGCCGGGGCCGGCGCCCGTACCGGCAGCGGCGCCCGCGCCGGCTCCCGTACCCCTGCCGCCCCGCCCGCCCCCCTCGTCGCCGTGCACGCCGTCGGCGGGTGGCGGCTCGACGGTGTCGCGCCACCCGTCCTCGGTGGCGCCCAGGCCGATCTCGTCCTTCTGCGGGCCGCCACCGCCGACGGTTCCGTCTGGCTCGCCGTCGACGTCGACGGGCTCGCCGTCCGGCCCCACGAGAGCGCCGATCCGACCCGGCCCACCGCCGAGATCACCGCCCGCGGCCTGCACGTCCCCGCCGCCCGTGAACTCGCCCTCGACACCGCCCTCGTCCACGACCTCGCCGCCGTCCTCCTCGCCGCCGACGCCTGCGGCACCGCCGCCCGCGCCGTCGAGACGGCCGCCGAACACGCCCGTACCCGCGAGCAGTTCGGCCGCCCCATCGGGCAGTTCCAGGGCGTCAAGCACCTCTGCGCCGACATGCTCGTCCGGCTCGAACAGGCCCGCGCCCTCACCTGGGACGCGGCCCGCGCCCGGGACGACGAGGCCCGTTCGCTCACCGCCGCGCTCGCCGCCGCCACCGCCCTCGACACCGCGTACACCTGCGCCAAGGACTGCATCCAGATCCTCGGCGGCACCGGCTTCACCTGGGAGCACCACGCCCATCTGCTGCTGCGGCGCGCGGTCGTCGCCCGTCAGCTCCTCGGCTCCGGCGACCGTCACCGGCTGGCCGCCCTCCGGCACGCCGCCGACGGCGTCCGGCGCGGCCTCCGCCTCGACCTGCCGCCCGAGGCCGACGCGTACCGGCGGGAGGCCCGCGAGGCCGTCGCCCCCGCCGCCGGACTCGACCCGGCCGCCGCCCGGCGGGTCCTCGCCCCCACCGGGTACGCGGCCCCACACCTGCCGGAGCCGTACGGGCTCGGCGCCGGCCCGCTCCAGCAGCTCGCCGTGCAGCGCGAGCTCGACGAGGCGGGGATCGGCGTCTCCGGTCTCGGCATCGCCACCTGGGTGGTGCCCTCGCTCCTCGCCCACGGCACCGCCGCCCAGCAGGACGAGCACCTCGGCCCGACCCTGCGCGGCGAGCGCCTGTGGTGCCAGCTGTTCTCCGAGCCCGGCGCCGGTTCCGACCTCGCCTCCCTCCGTACGCGGGCGGAGCGCACCGAGGACGGCCGCTGGCGGATCAACGGCCAGAAGGTGTGGACGAGCGCCGCCCAGTGGGCCCACTACGGCATCCTGCTCGCCCGGACCGACCCGGCCGCCCCGAAGCACAAGGGCCTCACGTACTTCCTCGTCGACATGCGGAACACCCCCGGGATCGACATCCGGCCGCTCAAGGAGATCACCGGGGAGTCCCTCTTCAACGAGGTCTGGTTCGACGACGCGATCCTCCCCGCCGACGCCGTCGTCGGCGAGGTCGACGACGGCTGGCGGGTCGCCCGCAACACCCTCGGCAACGAACGCGTCCACATGGCCGACCAGGTCGCCTTCGACACCGGCCTCGAAGCGCTCATCGAGCGCGCCGGACAGCAGGACGCCTCCGTGCGGGTACGGATCGGGGGCCTGCTCGCCGAGGCGCACGCGCTCGCGTGCATCGGCCTGCGCACCACCCTGCTCCAGGTGTCCGGGCTCGAACCGGGCGCGGGCGCCAGCGTCCGCAAGCTCGTGCAGACCCTCCACCAGCAGAAGCTCGCCGAACTCACCCTCGAACTCCTCGGCCCCGAGGGCGCCGTGCGCGAGGGCCCCGGCGAACGGGCCGTGCACGGCCTGCTCATGTCCCGCTGCCTCACCATCGCGGGCGGCACCACCCAGGTACAGCTCAATGTCGTCGCCGAGCGGCTGCTCGGCCTGCCGCGAGACTGA
- a CDS encoding YfbM family protein: protein MSMIGEYARLTPAELDRAVRDPDWVQEFVNELIEAELDEKPDVPQARCHDVDKAWHALDFLLRRITFPVDIIHGEKDLPQAEDWGYGPPRYLTPERVRVAAEALAITPHHALTEDVSPADLAEADIYPNVIWERGESLDYVTGHYQELVPFFQAAARAGDAMLIWLD, encoded by the coding sequence ATGAGCATGATCGGCGAGTACGCCCGCCTGACCCCTGCCGAACTCGATCGCGCTGTTCGCGACCCCGATTGGGTCCAAGAGTTCGTCAACGAGCTGATCGAGGCGGAGCTGGACGAGAAACCCGATGTGCCCCAAGCGCGCTGCCACGATGTCGACAAAGCGTGGCACGCCCTGGACTTCCTACTGCGCCGCATCACCTTTCCCGTCGACATCATCCACGGCGAGAAGGACCTCCCCCAAGCCGAAGACTGGGGCTACGGACCGCCCCGCTACCTCACCCCCGAACGCGTCCGTGTCGCCGCAGAGGCACTCGCCATCACGCCGCACCATGCTCTGACCGAGGACGTGAGTCCGGCAGACCTTGCCGAGGCTGACATCTATCCCAACGTCATCTGGGAACGCGGCGAATCGCTGGATTACGTGACCGGCCACTACCAGGAACTGGTTCCGTTTTTCCAAGCGGCAGCACGCGCCGGAGACGCCATGCTCATCTGGCTCGACTAG